The nucleotide sequence TGCGCTAGTTGCGCATGATAACCGTAAGGCGGATATGGTAGAGTGGGCTGTTCATAATGCAGACATGCTTTCTATACATAAGCTGGTATGCACCGGCACAACAGGTAGTATGATTAGAAAGGCCTTTCAGGAAAAGGGAATTGAAGCAGATATTACCTGCATGAATTCCGGACCGTTGGGTGGTGATGCCGAAATTGCTGCTAAAGTAGTCCGTAAGGAAGTTAATCTGGCTGTTTTTCTGATCGACGATTTGAACGCCCAGCCACACGAAGCGGATATACAGATGCTTCTTCGTCAGTGCCGGGTACACAATGTGCCTATTGCCTGTAACCGCTATAGTGCTGACCTTATGATTACAAGTACGCTTTGGGATAACGAAGACTATGTTCCCACTGAACCTAAGTATGTTTATTTTAAACGATAATTAAAGGATAAATTACCAAATATGAAATTGAATATTGCAGTATTGCCTGGAGATGGAATCGGACCCGAAATCATTGAACAGGCCCTAAAGAGTGTACAGGCTATATGTACAAAATTTAATCATGAACTAACGTATAATCAAGCGCTTGTTGGGGCTTGTGCCATCGATGCAACCGGTAATCCTTACCCTGAAGAGACGCACAGTCTTTGTATGCAGAGTGATGCTGTATTGTTTGGGGCGATTGGTTCGCCTGCTTACGATAATAATCCTTCGGCCAAAGTGCGTCCGGAACAAGGGTTGCTAGCCATGCGCAAGAAGCTGGGTTTGTTTGCAAATATACGCCCGGTTACCGCTTTCCCAAGCCTTTTGCATAAGTCGCCGCTTCGTGCCGAACTGATAGAAGATGCCGACTTTATGTGTATCCGCGAACTTACCGGTGGTTTGTATTTTGGCCGTCCGCAAGGTCGCAGTGAAGATGGGGATACCGCTTATGATACCTGTGTTTATACCCGCGAAGAGATCGAACGCATTGTACGTTTGGCTTACGGTTATGCACAAAAACGCAGAAAGAAATTGTCGGTTGTTGATAAAGCAAATATCTTGGCAACCTCTCGTTTGTGGCGTCAGATTGCTCAGGAAATTTCTGTTGAGTTCCCGGATGTAGAAACAGAATATATGTTTGTTGATAACGCAGCCATGCGTTTGATACAGTGGCCGAAAAGCTTTGATGTAATGGTTACTGAAAATATGTTCGGAGATATTCTTACAGACGAAGCTTCTGTTATTACTGGTTCGTTGGGTATGCTTCCATCTGCTTCGGTAGGGATTCATACCTCTGTATTTGAACCTATTCATGGTTCATATCCTCAGGCAGCAGGAAAAAATATTGCCAATCCGTTGGCAACAATTTTGAGTGCGGCTTTGATGTTCGAGTATGCTTTTGATCTGAAAGAGGAAGGAAAATTAATCCGCGAAGCAGTTACCGCTTCAATGGATGCAGGTGTTGTTACAGAAGATATCTCTGAAAAGGGAAAAGCTTATTCTACATCGG is from uncultured Macellibacteroides sp. and encodes:
- a CDS encoding methylglyoxal synthase yields the protein MKKQLTIALVAHDNRKADMVEWAVHNADMLSIHKLVCTGTTGSMIRKAFQEKGIEADITCMNSGPLGGDAEIAAKVVRKEVNLAVFLIDDLNAQPHEADIQMLLRQCRVHNVPIACNRYSADLMITSTLWDNEDYVPTEPKYVYFKR
- the leuB gene encoding 3-isopropylmalate dehydrogenase, which gives rise to MKLNIAVLPGDGIGPEIIEQALKSVQAICTKFNHELTYNQALVGACAIDATGNPYPEETHSLCMQSDAVLFGAIGSPAYDNNPSAKVRPEQGLLAMRKKLGLFANIRPVTAFPSLLHKSPLRAELIEDADFMCIRELTGGLYFGRPQGRSEDGDTAYDTCVYTREEIERIVRLAYGYAQKRRKKLSVVDKANILATSRLWRQIAQEISVEFPDVETEYMFVDNAAMRLIQWPKSFDVMVTENMFGDILTDEASVITGSLGMLPSASVGIHTSVFEPIHGSYPQAAGKNIANPLATILSAALMFEYAFDLKEEGKLIREAVTASMDAGVVTEDISEKGKAYSTSAVGDWVAAYIKNK